A DNA window from Streptomyces bacillaris contains the following coding sequences:
- a CDS encoding lytic polysaccharide monooxygenase auxiliary activity family 9 protein has protein sequence MSTARRRIALASVVSAATLISLAPSPASAHGSVFGPVSRVSACFAEGPETPKSQVCKDLVADSGTQPLYDWNEVNIANADGRHQEIIPDGKLCSANREKYRALDWARTDWPATTVAAGSYDFNVRVTAPHLGTMTMYITKEGFDPTQPLKWSDLDPTPVGSYATPRTSDNGYYHFTGALPERTGRHIVYKVWQRHDSPEAFYGCSDVVFGTAAPTAAKAKAPTETKIDAGTAHSTVSHHGHGGDEQPPALVSATSSQPAGSPLTNALTWAAGAALFAVGVLFFGRNRRRTS, from the coding sequence ATGTCCACTGCCCGGCGCCGCATCGCCCTGGCCTCCGTCGTATCCGCCGCGACCCTCATCTCCCTGGCGCCCTCCCCCGCGAGCGCGCACGGCTCCGTCTTCGGCCCGGTCAGCCGGGTGAGCGCCTGCTTCGCCGAAGGCCCGGAGACGCCGAAGTCCCAGGTCTGCAAGGACCTGGTGGCCGATTCGGGGACCCAGCCGCTCTACGACTGGAACGAGGTGAACATCGCCAACGCGGACGGCAGACATCAGGAGATCATCCCCGACGGGAAGCTCTGCTCCGCCAACCGCGAGAAGTACCGCGCCCTGGACTGGGCCCGCACCGACTGGCCCGCCACCACCGTGGCCGCGGGCTCCTACGACTTCAACGTACGCGTCACCGCACCCCACCTGGGCACGATGACGATGTACATCACCAAGGAGGGCTTCGACCCGACGCAGCCGCTGAAGTGGTCGGACCTGGACCCGACCCCGGTGGGCAGCTACGCCACGCCCCGTACCAGCGACAACGGCTACTACCACTTCACCGGCGCCCTCCCCGAGCGCACAGGCCGCCACATCGTCTACAAGGTCTGGCAGCGCCACGACAGCCCCGAGGCGTTCTACGGCTGTTCGGACGTCGTCTTCGGCACGGCGGCCCCCACCGCGGCCAAGGCCAAGGCCCCGACCGAGACCAAGATCGACGCGGGCACGGCCCACTCGACCGTCAGCCACCACGGCCACGGCGGCGACGAACAGCCGCCCGCACTGGTCTCCGCCACCTCCTCCCAGCCCGCCGGCTCCCCGCTGACGAATGCCCTGACCTGGGCGGCGGGCGCCGCCCTGTTCGCGGTAGGGGTCCTCTTCTTCGGCCGCAACCGCCGCAGGACGAGCTGA
- a CDS encoding FHA domain-containing protein: MSGVVVHLPRGNGGTGGGAVGGEPHGDAVTLRLGPGEVARFGRGSATVPVELRLDDPAISRLAGEIRVTDDHWQLTNHSTTHSYLVENPEGAGEYLRVPPRRVGAPIPFEFARVVLPTRGEVTVSFQVFAPDHLYLDPDAMGGPRGTSTVTAYSLNETATYFLVLVALCEPRLRDQSRVAVPTTPQIVERLRGHPAGAELTARAVSSHIDYLAEEKLRIGAPDPHDPGKGDRRNGKREEVVGLALRFGLVREEHLALLPPLAGAGGRERQAAR, encoded by the coding sequence GTGAGCGGCGTAGTCGTCCATCTACCGCGGGGAAACGGCGGGACGGGTGGTGGGGCCGTCGGGGGTGAACCGCACGGTGACGCGGTGACGTTACGGCTGGGTCCGGGCGAGGTCGCCCGCTTCGGACGGGGTTCCGCGACGGTCCCCGTGGAACTGCGCCTGGACGACCCGGCGATCTCCCGGCTCGCCGGGGAGATCCGGGTGACCGACGACCACTGGCAGCTGACGAACCACAGCACCACCCACAGCTATCTGGTGGAGAACCCGGAGGGCGCGGGCGAGTATCTGAGGGTGCCGCCGCGCCGGGTGGGGGCGCCGATCCCGTTCGAGTTCGCACGCGTGGTGCTGCCGACGCGGGGTGAAGTGACCGTCTCCTTCCAGGTGTTCGCGCCCGACCACCTCTATCTGGACCCGGACGCGATGGGCGGGCCCCGGGGCACGAGCACGGTGACCGCCTACTCGCTGAACGAGACGGCGACGTACTTCCTGGTCCTGGTCGCCCTCTGCGAGCCGCGCCTGCGCGACCAGTCGCGGGTGGCCGTGCCGACCACGCCCCAGATCGTCGAACGGCTGAGGGGGCACCCCGCCGGTGCCGAGCTGACAGCACGCGCGGTCAGCTCGCACATCGACTACCTCGCGGAGGAGAAGCTGCGCATCGGCGCCCCGGACCCGCACGACCCGGGCAAGGGCGACCGCCGCAACGGCAAGCGGGAGGAGGTCGTGGGTCTGGCGCTGCGTTTCGGGCTCGTACGGGAGGAGCATCTCGCGCTGCTGCCACCCCTGGCGGGGGCCGGCGGGCGGGAGCGGCAGGCCGCACGGTGA
- a CDS encoding family 43 glycosylhydrolase — protein sequence MPPISRRSLLRGAAGAGALPLLGAGPAAATAASGNVPPPHRVGAGPFRHVHDPSTAATGPRYLNDHTLIRAHGRWHLFSIVGNSAPRGESPDSAAEVSFAHASAPGPYGPWTSHPDALTVDPSYFGEEHLWAPHVIEADGRFWMFYAAGGADGTGSGGGTGGAGGGAAINVATSADLFTWTRAPSGPLFRGRAARDPMVLRVGGEWVMYYTEVSGTGGGGPGHGGGHHIVAYRRSTDLLHWSEPGVAFTDASTETTVSVTESPYVVGRDGWYYLFIGPRNGYEGTDVLASRDPFRFELSGWTGHVAGHAVEVVRDGDEWYASAAGWFRNGLYVAPLSWQATPTPWQSPDNPVAALDVTGRLTVFALDAADRAMLRRVQLDPHTDNWSEWERFGGPAGAVPTLGRTTDGRLEVFSLAPGGVNLHHRVQRPDGGWYGWEEFGGPADAAPAVARDAHGRLEVFAPSPGGSSVARRRQRSAGALAWDPWEPGFGGPVGAPPVVGANADGRLEVFALAPGGAGIAHRWQEAPGGGWSAWHPFGTAAGAAPRVAGDGSGRLTVTAIGPSGLGTFTRRQTVASGGWGEWQPLFGWSAAAPVLAVNADGRLEAFSLSPGGARLSHRWQTAPGGDVHPGGEFGEPGIRLVATPTAALDATGRLHVFAVTVAGRIRRRVQTRPSGGWHPWTAFGDRAVAPVVAGTPAL from the coding sequence ATGCCCCCGATCAGCAGACGGAGCCTGCTGCGCGGCGCGGCCGGTGCCGGTGCCCTCCCCCTCCTGGGCGCCGGCCCGGCCGCGGCCACCGCGGCCTCCGGGAACGTCCCGCCGCCCCACCGGGTCGGCGCGGGCCCCTTCCGCCATGTCCACGACCCCTCCACCGCCGCCACCGGCCCGCGCTATCTCAACGACCACACGCTCATCCGGGCGCACGGCCGGTGGCACCTGTTCAGCATCGTCGGGAACAGCGCGCCGCGCGGCGAATCCCCGGACAGCGCGGCCGAGGTCTCCTTCGCCCACGCCTCCGCCCCGGGCCCGTACGGACCGTGGACCAGCCACCCCGACGCGCTCACCGTCGACCCCTCGTACTTCGGCGAGGAGCACCTCTGGGCGCCGCACGTCATCGAGGCGGACGGCCGTTTCTGGATGTTCTACGCGGCGGGTGGCGCGGACGGCACGGGCAGTGGAGGCGGCACAGGTGGTGCGGGCGGCGGCGCGGCGATCAACGTGGCCACGTCGGCCGACCTGTTCACCTGGACCCGCGCACCCTCCGGCCCGCTCTTCCGGGGCCGCGCGGCACGCGACCCGATGGTGCTGCGGGTGGGCGGCGAGTGGGTCATGTACTACACGGAGGTCTCCGGAACGGGTGGCGGCGGCCCGGGCCACGGAGGCGGCCATCACATCGTGGCGTACCGGCGTTCCACCGATCTGCTGCACTGGAGCGAACCGGGGGTCGCGTTCACCGACGCGAGCACGGAGACGACGGTCTCGGTCACCGAGTCGCCGTACGTCGTCGGACGGGACGGCTGGTACTACCTGTTCATCGGCCCGCGCAACGGCTACGAGGGCACGGACGTCCTGGCCTCCCGCGACCCGTTCCGTTTCGAACTCTCCGGCTGGACCGGGCATGTCGCCGGACACGCGGTGGAGGTGGTCCGGGACGGGGATGAGTGGTACGCGAGCGCCGCGGGCTGGTTCCGGAACGGGCTGTATGTGGCGCCCCTCTCCTGGCAGGCCACGCCCACGCCGTGGCAGAGCCCCGACAACCCGGTGGCCGCTCTCGACGTGACCGGCCGGCTGACCGTGTTCGCCCTCGACGCCGCCGACCGCGCGATGCTGCGGCGCGTCCAGCTCGACCCGCACACGGACAACTGGTCGGAGTGGGAGCGCTTCGGCGGACCGGCCGGCGCCGTCCCCACGCTCGGGCGCACCACCGACGGCAGGCTGGAGGTGTTCTCGCTCGCGCCGGGCGGCGTCAACCTGCACCACCGGGTGCAGCGGCCGGACGGCGGCTGGTACGGCTGGGAGGAGTTCGGCGGACCGGCCGACGCGGCCCCCGCCGTCGCGCGTGACGCCCACGGCCGGCTGGAGGTCTTCGCCCCGAGCCCCGGCGGCAGCTCGGTCGCGCGGCGGCGGCAGCGGTCGGCCGGGGCCCTCGCCTGGGACCCGTGGGAGCCCGGGTTCGGCGGTCCGGTGGGCGCGCCCCCGGTGGTCGGGGCGAACGCGGACGGCCGCCTGGAGGTGTTCGCCCTGGCCCCCGGCGGCGCGGGCATCGCCCACCGCTGGCAGGAGGCCCCCGGGGGCGGCTGGTCGGCGTGGCACCCGTTCGGTACGGCGGCGGGGGCGGCGCCCCGGGTGGCCGGGGACGGCAGCGGGCGGCTCACGGTCACCGCGATCGGGCCGTCGGGCCTGGGGACCTTCACCCGGCGGCAGACCGTGGCGAGCGGCGGCTGGGGCGAGTGGCAGCCGCTGTTCGGCTGGAGCGCGGCGGCCCCGGTACTCGCGGTGAACGCGGACGGCCGGCTGGAGGCGTTCTCCCTCTCCCCCGGCGGGGCCCGCCTGAGCCACCGCTGGCAGACCGCGCCCGGCGGGGACGTCCACCCCGGCGGGGAGTTCGGGGAGCCCGGCATCCGGCTGGTCGCCACCCCCACGGCGGCGCTCGACGCCACCGGCCGGCTGCATGTCTTCGCCGTCACGGTGGCGGGCCGGATCCGGCGGCGCGTCCAGACCCGGCCGAGCGGCGGGTGGCACCCCTGGACGGCTTTCGGGGACCGTGCGGTGGCACCGGTCGTCGCGGGCACCCCCGCACTCTGA
- a CDS encoding IS3 family transposase (programmed frameshift): MAAPRKYPDELRERAIREVRTTGRPIAHVAKDLGIHKEALRGWVRQAEADRGERDDRLTTAELDELKQLRKEVAELRRANEILKAASVFFCPGDRPSPDEAEQVIDHLRGHGLGVDPVCRVLDLSPSTYFARKKRPKSARRLRDEQLMPLIEEVHADSGGTYGARRITRALGRRGVEVARCTVERLMAELGLEGVIRGRRRRTTVPEPSAPRPPDLVDRDFTASRPDQLWVADMTYVRTWSGWMYVAFVLDVYSRMIVGWQVANHMRTELPLDALEMALWRRRIKKDSGLIHHSDRGSQYVSIRYTDRLADIGASASVGSVADSYDNAMAEALNGTFKAELIEMQGPWKDVEQVERAIFQWVTWYNEERLHSALDYVPPAEHEEAFWRSQEQTPQSA; this comes from the exons ATGGCAGCACCCCGTAAATATCCGGACGAACTGCGCGAGCGCGCGATTCGCGAGGTCCGCACCACCGGCCGCCCGATCGCGCACGTCGCGAAGGACCTGGGCATCCACAAGGAGGCCTTGCGCGGCTGGGTCCGCCAGGCCGAGGCCGACCGCGGCGAGCGGGACGACCGGCTCACCACCGCAGAGCTCGACGAGCTCAAGCAACTCCGTAAAGAAGTAGCGGAGCTGCGGCGGGCGAACGAGATCCTGAAAGCCGCCTCGGTGT TTTTTTGCCCAGGAGATCGACCGTCCCCGGACGAGGCCGAGCAGGTGATCGACCACCTGCGTGGACACGGCCTCGGGGTCGATCCCGTCTGCCGGGTGCTGGACCTGTCTCCGTCGACGTACTTCGCCCGCAAGAAGCGGCCGAAGTCGGCCCGTCGGCTCCGCGACGAGCAGCTCATGCCTCTGATCGAGGAGGTCCACGCGGACTCGGGCGGCACCTATGGCGCCCGCCGGATCACGCGGGCCCTGGGCCGCCGGGGCGTCGAGGTGGCCCGCTGCACGGTCGAGCGGCTGATGGCCGAGCTGGGCCTGGAGGGCGTCATCCGTGGCCGGCGCCGCCGCACCACGGTCCCGGAGCCGTCGGCGCCGCGTCCGCCGGACCTGGTCGACCGCGACTTCACCGCCTCGCGGCCCGATCAGCTGTGGGTCGCGGACATGACCTATGTCCGCACCTGGTCGGGATGGATGTATGTGGCATTCGTCCTGGACGTGTACTCGCGGATGATCGTCGGCTGGCAGGTCGCGAACCACATGCGGACCGAACTCCCTCTGGACGCCCTGGAGATGGCGCTCTGGCGGCGTCGGATCAAGAAGGACTCCGGACTGATCCACCACAGCGATCGCGGGTCGCAATACGTGTCAATTCGGTATACCGACCGGCTCGCGGACATCGGCGCCTCCGCCTCCGTCGGGTCGGTCGCGGACTCGTATGACAACGCGATGGCCGAGGCGCTGAACGGGACCTTCAAGGCCGAGCTGATCGAGATGCAGGGTCCTTGGAAGGACGTCGAGCAGGTCGAGCGGGCGATCTTCCAGTGGGTCACCTGGTACAACGAGGAACGTCTGCACTCCGCGCTCGACTACGTGCCGCCGGCCGAGCACGAGGAAGCCTTCTGGCGCAGCCAGGAGCAAACCCCGCAGTCCGCCTGA
- a CDS encoding DsbA family protein: MGPVHQSPCQFVGPGEPDARERLLHGYHTEGLDIASHEVLEKLGVDAGLEPSALRRMLEGTEFTENVRADERSAWKRGVRGVPTLVPDGGPPASVIQDPGVLDRLLTLRSHAWRHGGRAPTGLSPDRPGIPRPGRSGSTRSAAACSVSS; this comes from the coding sequence ATGGGCCCGGTCCACCAGAGCCCGTGCCAGTTCGTCGGACCTGGTGAACCGGACGCCCGCGAACGGCTACTCCACGGCTACCACACCGAAGGGCTCGACATCGCCTCCCACGAGGTACTGGAGAAGCTGGGGGTCGATGCAGGGTTGGAGCCGTCGGCGCTCCGCCGGATGCTGGAGGGCACGGAGTTCACGGAGAACGTACGCGCGGACGAACGGTCGGCGTGGAAGCGCGGCGTCAGGGGCGTGCCCACGCTGGTCCCGGACGGCGGACCGCCGGCCTCCGTCATCCAGGATCCGGGCGTCCTGGACCGGCTGCTGACTCTCCGGTCCCATGCCTGGCGCCACGGCGGCAGGGCCCCGACGGGGCTCAGCCCTGACAGACCCGGAATCCCACGCCCAGGACGGTCCGGATCCACCCGCTCTGCCGCAGCTTGCTCCGTATCGAGCTGA
- a CDS encoding serine/threonine-protein kinase — translation MSPPDDDRAEQLPPGYRVGGWAVTHLIGSGGWSTVYAARRADTLPDGSPGPAEAALKIMPTAGLAPRQAHRIAESARREVELGRRAGHPRLIGLLDSFVLTSPPGRPSLEGAMVLVMERAAGSLRELIEAGVPEADRGRLIAGICEGLAQLHRSGWVHADLKPENVLLGADGSVKLSDFGLATELTGTHGHVPPLGTLDYFPPERWRAPLGELGVRVRPTADIWALGIVIHELYASGASPFPGATPMARGAAVQEYGQGRAPLRMDHAVPPFWRALAADCLAPTHEARAPHTAASLLARITAHQGAAAPGPPRLADRARAAFLATALCGIAGATLASDTLRAPSPAAPATVRVYNAERACREQPDRRPGCSLGLAIDPTRPYTAENVVPTRVWHDDVLTTDCQIPHGELIIDEEDHRSTNWFRVHLPADSGLPVTGLPARSELPVSEPSARSEPPVAWLPAVRTRERAAVPHCF, via the coding sequence GTGAGCCCGCCGGACGACGACCGGGCCGAGCAGCTCCCGCCCGGCTACCGGGTCGGCGGCTGGGCGGTCACGCACCTGATCGGCTCCGGCGGCTGGTCCACGGTGTACGCGGCACGCCGGGCGGACACCCTTCCGGACGGATCGCCCGGCCCCGCCGAGGCAGCGCTCAAGATCATGCCGACAGCCGGTCTCGCCCCGCGCCAGGCCCACCGGATCGCGGAGTCCGCCCGCCGCGAGGTGGAGCTCGGGCGCAGGGCGGGGCACCCCCGGCTGATCGGCCTCCTGGACTCCTTCGTCCTCACCTCTCCACCCGGCCGCCCCTCGCTGGAGGGTGCGATGGTGCTGGTGATGGAACGGGCCGCCGGAAGCCTGCGGGAGCTGATCGAGGCGGGGGTCCCCGAGGCCGACCGGGGGCGGCTGATCGCGGGCATCTGCGAGGGGCTGGCCCAGCTGCACCGGTCGGGCTGGGTCCACGCCGACCTCAAGCCGGAGAACGTCCTGCTGGGCGCGGACGGTTCGGTGAAGCTGTCGGACTTCGGGCTCGCCACCGAGCTGACGGGAACGCACGGGCACGTTCCGCCGCTGGGCACCCTGGACTACTTCCCGCCCGAGCGCTGGCGGGCGCCGCTGGGCGAACTCGGCGTACGGGTCCGGCCGACGGCGGACATCTGGGCGCTGGGCATCGTGATCCACGAGCTGTACGCGTCCGGCGCCTCACCGTTCCCCGGGGCCACTCCCATGGCCCGGGGCGCGGCGGTCCAGGAGTACGGCCAGGGCCGGGCGCCGCTGCGCATGGACCACGCCGTACCGCCGTTCTGGCGCGCCCTGGCCGCAGACTGCCTGGCCCCCACCCACGAGGCCCGGGCCCCGCACACCGCCGCGTCCCTGCTCGCCCGTATCACCGCGCACCAGGGCGCCGCCGCCCCGGGCCCGCCCCGCCTGGCCGACCGGGCCCGCGCCGCGTTCCTGGCCACGGCCCTGTGCGGCATCGCGGGCGCCACCCTGGCCTCGGACACCCTGCGGGCTCCCTCCCCCGCGGCCCCCGCCACGGTCCGGGTCTACAACGCGGAACGGGCCTGCCGCGAACAGCCCGACCGCCGCCCAGGCTGCAGCCTGGGCCTGGCGATCGACCCGACGCGCCCCTACACGGCGGAGAACGTCGTGCCGACGCGGGTCTGGCACGACGACGTCCTCACCACGGACTGTCAGATCCCGCACGGCGAACTGATCATCGACGAGGAGGACCACCGCTCCACCAACTGGTTCCGCGTCCACCTCCCGGCCGACTCCGGGCTCCCCGTAACCGGGCTCCCGGCCCGCTCCGAACTCCCCGTGTCCGAGCCCTCGGCCCGCTCCGAGCCTCCTGTGGCCTGGCTCCCGGCCGTACGGACACGGGAGCGGGCAGCGGTGCCGCACTGCTTCTAG
- a CDS encoding peptidoglycan DD-metalloendopeptidase family protein produces the protein MLPRFSRRALTWALAAATALLAPTLTPLSPATAAASTTAATAACPAAGFVSQHFHSGHNGVDIANKVGTPIYAVGDGEVTISGYDNTGYGQWIRVLHPDGRISEYGHMSRRDVSVGDRVAAGQQIALMGSEGQSTGPHLHLRIWSDRSTSRGIDPEVHLAERGIVLPCTPGSGPRPKPLVYPAESGRVVSARSADGRLELFAAAADGIHHAWQRRANGDWSEWEALGGPRNAELAIAPNADGRLELFALSGTTFEHRWQVSPSGGWSGWQNFGGGGRDTAAGVNADGRIEVYASGPAGLFHRYQLAPNGGWSGWESTGGGPADSRVEMGKAPDGRLEVFALNGQVFQHRYQTAPNGGWSPWTGFGEGGHDLTIDHNADGRLEVFASGPVGVFHKYQTGRTSWSGWEATGGPADAQLTSERTPDGRVEVFAMNGTTAMHSWQTAVNAPYSAWATFGTGGTEVTAATNADGRIEVFGTSHAGTYHKWQTGFATWSEWLWLNNSSGPAVG, from the coding sequence GTGCTTCCACGGTTTTCCCGACGCGCGCTGACCTGGGCGCTCGCAGCGGCGACCGCCCTGCTGGCACCGACGCTGACGCCCCTGTCCCCGGCCACCGCCGCCGCCTCCACGACCGCCGCCACCGCCGCCTGTCCGGCCGCCGGTTTCGTCTCCCAGCACTTCCACAGCGGCCACAACGGCGTCGACATCGCCAACAAGGTCGGCACGCCGATCTACGCCGTGGGCGACGGCGAGGTGACCATCTCCGGTTACGACAACACCGGTTACGGGCAGTGGATCCGGGTCCTGCACCCCGACGGGCGGATCTCCGAGTACGGCCATATGAGCCGGCGGGACGTCTCCGTCGGCGACCGGGTGGCGGCCGGGCAGCAGATCGCCCTGATGGGTTCCGAGGGGCAGTCCACCGGCCCCCACCTCCATCTGCGGATCTGGTCCGACCGCTCCACGTCCCGGGGGATCGACCCCGAGGTCCATCTCGCGGAGCGCGGCATCGTGCTGCCCTGCACCCCGGGGAGCGGGCCGCGCCCCAAGCCGCTGGTGTATCCGGCGGAGTCGGGCCGGGTGGTGTCGGCGCGGTCGGCGGACGGGCGGCTGGAGCTGTTCGCCGCCGCGGCCGACGGCATCCACCACGCCTGGCAGCGCCGGGCCAACGGCGACTGGTCGGAGTGGGAGGCGCTCGGCGGCCCCCGCAACGCCGAACTGGCCATCGCGCCGAACGCCGACGGCCGGCTGGAGCTGTTCGCCCTCAGCGGCACCACCTTCGAGCACCGCTGGCAGGTGAGCCCGTCCGGAGGCTGGTCGGGCTGGCAGAACTTCGGGGGCGGCGGCCGGGACACCGCGGCCGGGGTCAACGCCGACGGCCGGATCGAGGTGTACGCCTCCGGCCCGGCCGGGCTCTTCCACCGCTACCAACTCGCCCCGAACGGAGGCTGGTCGGGGTGGGAGTCCACGGGTGGCGGCCCCGCCGACAGCCGGGTCGAGATGGGGAAGGCGCCCGACGGCCGGCTGGAGGTCTTCGCGCTCAACGGCCAGGTATTCCAGCATCGTTACCAGACGGCTCCCAACGGCGGCTGGTCCCCGTGGACCGGATTCGGTGAGGGAGGACATGATCTGACGATCGATCACAATGCGGACGGGCGCCTGGAGGTCTTCGCCTCCGGACCGGTCGGCGTCTTCCACAAGTACCAGACGGGCCGTACGAGTTGGTCCGGCTGGGAGGCCACGGGCGGACCCGCGGACGCGCAGCTCACCAGCGAGCGCACCCCGGACGGGCGCGTCGAGGTCTTCGCCATGAACGGCACCACCGCCATGCACAGCTGGCAGACCGCCGTGAACGCCCCCTACAGCGCATGGGCCACCTTCGGCACCGGTGGCACCGAGGTCACGGCCGCGACCAACGCCGACGGCCGGATCGAGGTCTTCGGCACCAGCCACGCCGGTACGTACCACAAGTGGCAGACCGGGTTCGCCACCTGGTCCGAGTGGCTCTGGCTCAACAACTCCTCCGGCCCGGCCGTCGGTTGA